The region TTCGATAAACTCGAAATCCCTATACCTCCGCCGAAGATACAATCTAAGATTGTAACCCAAATAGATGCTGCCTATGAAGCCAAAAAGAAAAAAGAGTCAGAGGCCCAACAACTACTTGACAGCATTGAAAGTTACTTATTGAGCGAGTTGGGGATTAGGCCACCTAAGCAGGAAGAAAACAGCCTTGTCAATCGTATGTTCACAAGACACTTCCGCGAGATGTCAGGTGGACGGCTTGACCCTTTTTATTACAAAAACACCTTTGAAGAAGCAAAAAAATCTTTAGAGAAGGGTAGATATCCTTTGATGTTATTAAAAGACTTGGCTTCATTGATTGAAAGCGGCAGTCGTCCATCTGGTGGAGTAGCAACTTTAACTGATGGGGTATTGAGTTTCGGAGGAGAGCATATAAACAATCAGTGTGAAATTGAAGTGAAAACCCCTAAGTATATTCCTTATGATTTCCATAAGGCAAATCTGTCTACTGAAACAAAGGAGAATGATGTATTACTTGTGAAAGATGGAGCAACAACAGGAAAGATTGGAATTGTAGAAAACCAAGAACATGTGGGTCAAAATATCAATGAGCATGTTTTTTTACTTCGTTTTGCACATAGTATGAACCCATATTATTTTTTGAATCTGGCAACCACACATCTTTATCAAATTCTCATTCAAAGAGTCATTGCCGGAGCAACGGTAATGGGATTGACAAAAGATATAGTCAAAGCATTTCAAATACCACTTCCACCCATAGACAAGCAAAATGAAATCGCTGACAATATCTCAGGCATTCGTAATCAGGTGCG is a window of Candidatus Dadabacteria bacterium DNA encoding:
- a CDS encoding restriction endonuclease subunit S, with the translated sequence MSLQISSKVDKNKVFLVWQSELRGRLDSASYSVKNIFTGSLFPLQRLKTHFIINPQQKEKTVPFDTYAFIPMENVSEEDASIAKIGTIQGSDSRGYTTFLERDLICAKITPCMENGKMAIVKDLPSQIGFGSTEFHVFREKTHKVSVEFLRSLFLLRSFRDYAKCNFTGSAGQQRVPTEFFDKLEIPIPPPKIQSKIVTQIDAAYEAKKKKESEAQQLLDSIESYLLSELGIRPPKQEENSLVNRMFTRHFREMSGGRLDPFYYKNTFEEAKKSLEKGRYPLMLLKDLASLIESGSRPSGGVATLTDGVLSFGGEHINNQCEIEVKTPKYIPYDFHKANLSTETKENDVLLVKDGATTGKIGIVENQEHVGQNINEHVFLLRFAHSMNPYYFLNLATTHLYQILIQRVIAGATVMGLTKDIVKAFQIPLPPIDKQNEIADNISGIRNQVRTLQEQAKEEVEQAKKEVEVMILRDSQ